From a region of the Bradysia coprophila strain Holo2 chromosome X unlocalized genomic scaffold, BU_Bcop_v1 contig_173, whole genome shotgun sequence genome:
- the LOC119068313 gene encoding chorion peroxidase, whose product MKPIFAEIFIFCTILCALQTCGYSIIKRSADIKKAPVLDKKSGIVKKCDPCPKGITCVPPIQCPAVLRLEEDKRPQMCDLPGESHGYCCTSGHNHTIAIEHKHHAHISRSSSSSVHAHDIHERKQMQSLLEQAKAEFATMMHDEKMNVKHIKKGKPEDFHQMVFRSSKQATMRALDLSHRAMENVIASRLYKRRERIPIEEFELNQVQAFLDDTSFQQNMCAEQVVCPPDPPKYRTENGQCNNYHPLRTAWGSAGYPMERLLPPSYLDGIWEARTMSVHGTPLTNARTISRELVADVDRQHPEINLLFMQFGQLITHDVTQSSSTTTADGRSIDCCTEDGSSVVPPPFLHYSCMPIEIESHDEFYSQFNQRCINFVRSSLAPDNQCKLGYGKQISKVTHYLDGSAIYGSELKTFGEVRAFRHGHLLMFDDFGRPLLPLTNNEKTCALESSPCFFTGDGRSNQIITLTALHQLFAREHNRVASILGHINRHWSDDKIFYETRAIIIAKLQVVIYKEWLPLLIGVDAMHRFGLNIQAHGYSHDYDENVNAAVTSEFSSAAFRFGHSIVDGKLIVHNGPDIEEIIRIPDVMFNSARLRRRNFYDELMNTLLRQPMQQVDSAVTHGLSRFLFRKNNPFGLDLASINIQRGRDHGIRAYNDYLEATGHSRVASFEEFGPEIAVKLARVYSHPDDIDLWVGGLMERSSTDALVGPTFAEIIADQFSRFRRGDRYFFEHNPDINPGAFTEPQLQQIRLATMSRIICDNADGYALSTVAPYAFRLPHVHGNAPVPCGDTVSIPQEDYSYWKE is encoded by the exons ATGAAGCCAATTTTTgcggaaattttcattttctgcaCCATTCTATGTGCACTACAAACATGCGGCTattcaattattaaacgtTCCGCCGACATTAAAAAAGCTCCAGTGCTGG ACAAAAAGTCCggaatcgtaaagaaatgtgATCCATGTCCGAAAGGTATAACATGTGTGCCACCAATTCAATGTCCAGCGGTTTTGAGGTTAGAAGAAGATAAAAGACCTCAAATGTGCGATCTGCCGGGCGAGTCACATGGTTACTGTTGCACGTCGGGGCACAACCATACCA TCGCCATCGAACACAAGCATCATGCTCACATTTCACGATCTTCGTCAAGCTCGGTGCATGCTCATGACATACATGAGCGTAAGCAAATGCAGTCTTTATTAGAGCAGGCGAAAGCCGAATTTGCAACCATGATGCACGATGAAAAGATGAATGTTAAACACATTAAGAAAGGAAAGCCAGAAGATTTCCATCAAATGGTGTTCAG ATCGTCGAAACAAGCCACAATGAGAGCCCTCGATTTATCGCATCGAGCAATGGAAAATGTGATTGCCAGTCGACTGTACAAACGGAG GGAGCGTATACCAATCGAAGAGTTCGAACTCAACCAAGTGCAGGCGTTCTTGGACGACACATcgtttcaacaaaatatgtGCGCGGAACAGGTTGTCTGTCCACCAGATCCACCGAAATATCGAACAGAAAACGGTCAATGCAACAACTATCATCCGTTGAGAACCGCCTGGGGATCAGCAGGTTATCCAATGGAACGACTATTGCCGCCGTCCTATCTGGATGGCATTTGGGAAGCGAGAACAATGTCGGTTCATG GTACACCTTTGACGAATGCTCGAACGATTTCCAGGGAATTGGTGGCAGATGTTGATCGTCAACATCCGGAAATAAACTTGTTGTTCATGCAATTCGGACAGTTGATAACGCATGACGTCACTCAATCGTCGTCGACAACAACTGCCGATGGAAGATCAATTGATTGCTGCACGGAAGATGGTTCATCTGTCGTACCTCCACCGTTCCTACATTACAGTTGCATGCCCATTGAAATCGAATCGCACGACGAATTTTATTCTCAGTTCAATCAACGGTGCATTAATTTCGTTCGATCGTCATTGGCGCCCGATAATCAATGCAAACTTGGATATGGCAAGCAA ATTAGCAAAGTTACACATTACCTGGACGGGTCTGCCATCTACGGATCAGAACTGAAAACGTTCGGGGAAGTGCGGGCATTTCGTCACGGACATCTTCTAATGTTTGACGATTTCGGAAGACCATTGTTGCCTCTGACGAACAATGAAAAGACTTGTGCACTTGAATCGTCGCCGTGTTTCTTCACCGGCGACGGTCGATCCAATCAGATCATCACGCTTACGGCGCTTCATCAACTATTCGCTAGAGAACACAATCGAGTGGCTTCGATTCTTGGTCACATAAATCGGCATTGGTCCGACGATAAAATTTTCTACGAAACTCGAGCGATTATCATAGCAAAATTACAGGTCGTCATTTACAAGGAATGGTTGCCGCTGCTAATTG GTGTCGATGCAATGCATCGATTTGGTCTGAATATCCAAGCGCATGGTTACTCGCACGACTATGATGAAAATGTTAACGCTGCTGTAACGAGTGAATTTTCATCAGCAGCATTCCGTTTCGGCCACTCAATTGTGGATGGAAAACTGAT CGTTCATAACGGACCGGACATTGAGGAGATTATTCGCATTCCGGACGTTATGTTTAATTCGGCACGATTACGGCGCCGCAATTTCTATGACGAATTGATGAACACTTTGCTGCGTCAGCCTATGCAACAAGTTGACTCGGCTGTCACACATGGG TTAAGCAGATTTCTGTTCCGAAAGAACAATCCATTCGGATTGGATTTGGCCTCCATTAATATTCAACGTGGAAGAGATCATGGTATTCGCGCCTACAACGACTACTTGGAAGCAACAGGTCATTCACGTGTAGCATCATTCGAGGAATTCGGTCCGGAG aTTGCAGTCAAATTAGCAAGAGTCTATTCCCATCCGGACGACATCGATTTATGGGTTGGTGGCCTCATGGAACGTTCGTCAACAGACGCATTGGTTGGGCCAACGTTTGCGGAAATAATCGCCGATCAGTTTTCGCGCTTCCGGAGAGGTGATCGATATTTCTTCGAGCATAATCCAGATATCAATCCAGGTGCATTTACTGAGCCTCAATTGCAACAAATACGATTAGCAACCATGTCGCGTATTATCTGTGATAATGCTGATGGTTATGCTCTTTCGACTGTCGCTCCGTATGCATTCAGGCTGCCTCATGTTCACGG aAATGCTCCAGTTCCATGTGGTGATACTGTGTCGATTCCGCAGGAAGATTACAGCTATTGGAAGGAGTGA